In the Candidatus Cloacimonadota bacterium genome, one interval contains:
- a CDS encoding CBS domain-containing protein, translated as MKVDDILSYKGREVFKANENDPICKVLDIFERKRIGSCIVENDKSEIVGIMTEKDVLKCFKGISDPSKIKIKKIMTKREDLIIASYD; from the coding sequence GTGAAAGTTGACGATATTTTATCCTATAAGGGAAGAGAAGTTTTTAAAGCTAATGAAAACGATCCTATCTGTAAAGTTCTGGATATTTTTGAAAGAAAAAGAATCGGTTCATGTATTGTAGAAAACGACAAATCTGAAATCGTTGGTATAATGACCGAAAAGGATGTTCTCAAATGCTTCAAAGGTATAAGCGATCCATCTAAAATAAAGATCAAAAAAATTATGACAAAACGCGAAGACCTGATCATCGCATCTTATGATGA